One Tessaracoccus lacteus DNA window includes the following coding sequences:
- a CDS encoding alpha/beta hydrolase, with protein sequence MTPLPPLPRNPYHPVLPDARPLRIGEGRIGVLVSHGFTGTVASVSPWARGIAERAEGWPGARVIAPRLPGHGTHWHDLARTRWWDWYWELEDAYHELDAACDEVFVAGLSMGGALALLLASREPVAGVLLVNPAVATRDRRIPAAAALHRVLPSQPGIASDIALEGVVEPGYDRFSVTTLKTMTDLWRVTREALTRVTAPVLLMRSAGDHVVDDLSGEVILRHVATVREVSLPDSYHVATLDHDAQRIIDESRAFIAARA encoded by the coding sequence ATGACTCCGCTGCCACCGCTGCCCCGGAACCCCTACCACCCGGTCCTGCCGGATGCCCGTCCGCTGAGAATCGGCGAGGGCAGAATCGGGGTGCTCGTGAGCCACGGATTCACGGGAACGGTCGCCTCCGTGTCGCCGTGGGCCAGGGGAATCGCCGAGCGCGCCGAGGGCTGGCCGGGCGCCCGCGTGATCGCGCCGCGGCTGCCGGGCCACGGCACGCACTGGCACGACCTGGCGAGGACCCGCTGGTGGGACTGGTACTGGGAGCTGGAGGATGCCTACCACGAGCTCGACGCGGCCTGCGATGAGGTCTTCGTGGCCGGGCTGTCGATGGGCGGCGCGCTGGCGCTCCTGCTTGCCTCCCGCGAGCCGGTGGCCGGGGTGCTGCTCGTGAATCCCGCCGTCGCCACCCGCGACAGGCGCATCCCCGCCGCGGCGGCGCTGCACAGGGTACTGCCGTCCCAGCCAGGCATCGCGTCGGACATCGCGCTCGAGGGCGTCGTGGAGCCCGGCTACGACCGGTTCTCGGTGACCACGCTGAAGACCATGACGGACCTGTGGCGCGTGACCAGGGAGGCACTAACGCGGGTGACCGCCCCCGTGCTTCTGATGCGCTCGGCGGGCGACCACGTCGTCGACGACCTGAGCGGGGAGGTGATCCTCCGGCACGTTGCGACGGTGCGCGAGGTGTCGCTGCCGGACAGCTACCACGTCGCGACGCTCGACCACGACGCGCAGCGCATCATCGACGAGTCGCGGGCCTTCATCGCGGCCCGCGCCTGA
- a CDS encoding lysophospholipid acyltransferase family protein: MTAAYTFFKLVIFRPLVKYGYSTIVIGAENFPKEGGAILASNHIGALDSLVVPAMMPREITFPAKKELFSGKGGIGQKIVAWFLKTVGMVSMDRSGGRASAAALGEITAVLEEGRVVAIYPEGTRSPDGRLYKGKTGMARMALTHDVPVIPVGVSGTKSFKGPFGIPWAKRPVVVIGRPLHFPDYAESPNNSKALRWVTDETMAAIQQLTGQEYVDVYASRVKHGDLAGGGADAFVLPRPGGGDAPVIEPRPES, from the coding sequence ATGACGGCTGCCTACACCTTCTTCAAGCTCGTGATCTTCCGTCCCCTGGTGAAGTACGGCTACTCCACCATCGTGATCGGCGCGGAGAACTTCCCGAAGGAGGGTGGCGCCATCCTTGCCAGCAACCACATCGGAGCGCTCGACTCGCTGGTGGTGCCGGCCATGATGCCGCGCGAGATCACGTTCCCCGCGAAGAAGGAGTTGTTCTCCGGTAAGGGAGGAATAGGGCAGAAGATCGTCGCCTGGTTCCTCAAGACAGTCGGCATGGTGTCGATGGATCGCAGCGGCGGCCGGGCCAGCGCCGCGGCGCTGGGTGAGATCACCGCGGTGCTGGAGGAGGGGCGGGTCGTCGCGATCTACCCCGAGGGCACGCGTTCCCCGGACGGCCGGCTGTACAAGGGCAAGACCGGCATGGCGCGCATGGCGCTCACCCACGACGTCCCCGTCATCCCCGTCGGAGTCAGCGGCACCAAGTCCTTCAAGGGCCCCTTCGGCATCCCCTGGGCGAAGCGGCCGGTCGTGGTGATCGGCAGGCCTCTGCACTTCCCGGACTACGCGGAGAGCCCGAACAACAGCAAGGCCCTGCGCTGGGTGACAGACGAGACCATGGCCGCCATCCAGCAGCTGACCGGTCAGGAGTACGTCGACGTGTACGCGTCGCGCGTGAAGCATGGAGACCTCGCCGGCGGCGGCGCCGACGCCTTCGTGCTGCCCCGTCCAGGTGGCGGAGACGCCCCCGTCATCGAGCCCCGCCCGGAGTCGTGA
- a CDS encoding sensor histidine kinase yields the protein MNQRPADTTRPLTWVRAQALWFRDRDDLLGRVLVVCEGARGLLALQAAAVNLAIVLPRSDNVIGVAAATIALLYWQLFLSWRMRRPQQRTLSTHLADLGVTCAIILTTAQVAPEASVLTLAGYWAGGCAAYAAVFRSIRWGVGFALVTAAAMLVDPGGFVGERVGLAFAMVVLSAALALLINQFRATIIQQEQERMRSASLAERERLSRIVHDGALQVLALVEREGASLGPRGLRLAALARESEAQLRSHLQDREVEVAAADTVDLAAALDKYGSARVTVSTMASLVTVPRRLVDEIEATLAEILTNVERHAGPGAQVWILLDQELDDEVILWVRDNGVGMSAGQAQEAADNGRLGIRDSIVGRMAALGGSAILKSSPGAGTEWELRFPLDGPEMEGGA from the coding sequence GTGAATCAGCGGCCGGCCGACACGACCCGTCCCCTGACCTGGGTGCGGGCGCAGGCGCTGTGGTTCCGTGACCGGGACGACCTGCTCGGCAGGGTGCTGGTGGTCTGTGAGGGCGCCAGGGGGCTGCTCGCGCTGCAGGCGGCCGCGGTGAACCTGGCCATCGTGCTGCCGCGCTCCGACAATGTGATCGGGGTCGCGGCCGCGACCATCGCCCTGCTCTACTGGCAGCTGTTCCTCTCGTGGCGGATGCGCCGACCGCAGCAGCGGACGCTGTCGACCCACCTTGCGGACCTCGGGGTGACGTGCGCGATCATCCTGACGACGGCCCAGGTCGCGCCGGAGGCGTCGGTGCTGACGCTGGCCGGCTACTGGGCCGGCGGCTGCGCGGCCTACGCCGCCGTCTTCCGCAGCATCCGCTGGGGGGTCGGGTTCGCGCTCGTCACGGCGGCGGCCATGCTCGTCGACCCCGGCGGGTTCGTCGGGGAGCGGGTGGGCCTGGCGTTCGCGATGGTCGTGCTCAGCGCCGCGCTCGCGCTGCTGATCAACCAGTTCCGCGCCACGATAATCCAGCAGGAGCAGGAGCGTATGCGGTCCGCGTCGCTGGCCGAGAGGGAGCGTCTGTCGCGCATCGTGCACGACGGCGCGCTGCAGGTCCTGGCCCTTGTGGAGCGCGAGGGTGCCTCCCTCGGCCCGCGCGGACTGCGGCTGGCCGCGCTGGCGCGCGAGTCGGAGGCGCAGCTGCGCAGCCACCTGCAGGACCGGGAGGTCGAGGTGGCTGCCGCCGACACCGTCGACCTGGCCGCCGCGCTCGACAAGTACGGCTCAGCCCGGGTCACGGTGTCCACCATGGCGTCGCTGGTCACGGTGCCGCGCCGGCTCGTCGACGAGATCGAGGCGACCCTTGCCGAGATCCTGACCAACGTCGAGCGACACGCAGGCCCCGGGGCCCAGGTATGGATCCTCCTCGACCAGGAGCTGGACGACGAGGTGATCCTCTGGGTCCGCGACAACGGCGTCGGCATGAGCGCCGGTCAGGCGCAGGAGGCCGCGGACAACGGCAGGCTGGGCATCCGCGACTCCATCGTCGGGCGGATGGCTGCGCTGGGCGGTTCGGCGATCCTGAAGTCGTCGCCGGGCGCGGGTACCGAGTGGGAGCTACGCTTTCCGTTGGACGGCCCGGAGATGGAAGGTGGTGCCTGA
- a CDS encoding response regulator, translating into MPERRRVMLVDDHPMWIDALSEDLTEVGFEIVAVAKNGRECLDRARAARPEIIVMDLQIPEPDGATCIEILLGEFPDLHVLVMSASGERDDVLRAMKAGAKGYLVKSASKEELIDGVQRTAVGDAVFTPGLAGLVLGEFRRMVNVAHSRNEEGPVLTSREVEVLRRVAKGMAYREIADELFVSHRTVQNHVQNVLRKLQLHNRVELTLYAIDQGLHDPNA; encoded by the coding sequence ATGCCAGAGCGCAGGCGTGTGATGCTCGTCGATGACCACCCCATGTGGATCGACGCGCTGAGCGAGGACCTCACCGAGGTCGGCTTCGAGATCGTCGCGGTCGCCAAGAACGGCCGCGAGTGCCTGGACCGGGCGCGGGCCGCGAGGCCCGAGATCATCGTGATGGACCTGCAGATCCCCGAGCCCGACGGCGCGACCTGCATCGAGATCCTGCTGGGGGAGTTCCCCGACCTGCACGTGCTGGTCATGTCCGCCTCCGGCGAGCGCGACGACGTGCTGCGCGCCATGAAGGCCGGCGCCAAGGGGTACCTCGTGAAGTCCGCCTCCAAGGAGGAGCTGATCGACGGTGTGCAGCGCACCGCGGTCGGAGATGCCGTGTTCACGCCCGGCCTGGCGGGGCTGGTGCTCGGCGAGTTCCGCCGGATGGTCAACGTGGCCCACTCCCGCAACGAGGAGGGGCCGGTGCTGACCAGCCGCGAGGTCGAGGTGCTGCGTCGCGTCGCGAAGGGCATGGCCTACCGGGAGATCGCCGACGAGCTGTTCGTGTCGCACCGCACGGTCCAGAACCACGTGCAGAACGTGCTGCGGAAGCTGCAGCTGCACAACCGCGTCGAGCTCACGCTGTATGCCATCGACCAGGGCCTGCACGACCCCAACGCGTGA
- a CDS encoding class II 3-deoxy-7-phosphoheptulonate synthase, giving the protein MSSIISREELRALPLIQQPSYPDRRALDRTIDSLEKLPPLVFAGECDDLRLKLADVADGKAFLLQGGDCAETFEAVTAENIKRKLLVQLSMAVVMTYAAQVPVVKVGRIAGQYAKPRSKDTETRGDVTLPAYRGDAINGFDFTPEARVHNPKRLLDVYTSSAATLNLVRAFVKGGFADLRGVHSWNSAFVRDSEVEAEYEDLANEISRALAFMVACGVQDDSLDTVDFYASHEALLLEYERALTRVDSRSQELYGCSGHMLWIGERTRQLDGAHVELLRRVRNPLGIKLGPTTTPEQAIALADRLDPDRVPGRITFIARMGAGKVRDVLPGVISGVEATGRKVAWVCDPMHGNTFEAANGYKTRSFADVVDEVNGFFDVHEQLGTWPGGLHVELTGDDVTECVGGVNRLSEDDLASRYETVCDPRLNRNQSLELAFTVAKRLRSGRLRRVNPVQQFDAKEL; this is encoded by the coding sequence ATGTCGAGCATCATTTCCCGGGAAGAACTGCGCGCGCTGCCACTCATTCAGCAGCCGAGCTACCCGGACCGGCGGGCTCTCGACCGCACCATCGACTCCCTGGAGAAGCTGCCCCCGCTCGTGTTCGCGGGGGAGTGCGACGACCTGCGCCTGAAGCTGGCCGACGTCGCAGACGGCAAGGCCTTCCTCCTGCAGGGCGGCGACTGCGCCGAGACCTTCGAGGCCGTGACGGCGGAGAACATCAAGCGCAAGCTGCTCGTGCAGCTGTCGATGGCGGTTGTCATGACGTACGCGGCGCAGGTGCCTGTGGTCAAGGTCGGCCGCATCGCGGGTCAGTACGCCAAGCCGCGCTCCAAGGACACCGAGACCCGCGGCGACGTGACGCTGCCCGCCTACCGCGGCGACGCCATCAACGGCTTCGACTTCACGCCCGAGGCCCGGGTGCACAACCCTAAGCGGCTCCTCGACGTGTACACGTCCTCGGCCGCGACGCTGAACCTGGTGCGGGCCTTCGTCAAGGGTGGCTTCGCCGACCTGCGCGGCGTGCACAGCTGGAACTCAGCGTTCGTGCGCGACTCCGAGGTCGAGGCCGAGTACGAGGACCTCGCCAACGAGATCTCCCGCGCACTGGCGTTCATGGTCGCCTGCGGGGTGCAGGATGATTCGCTGGACACCGTCGACTTCTACGCCTCGCACGAGGCGCTGCTGCTCGAGTACGAGCGCGCGCTGACCCGCGTCGACTCCCGCTCGCAGGAGCTCTACGGCTGCTCTGGCCACATGCTCTGGATCGGCGAGCGGACCCGCCAGCTGGACGGCGCGCACGTCGAGTTGCTGCGCCGGGTGCGCAACCCGTTGGGCATCAAGCTCGGTCCCACGACGACGCCGGAACAGGCGATCGCGCTGGCCGATCGCCTCGATCCCGACAGGGTTCCCGGCCGGATCACGTTCATCGCACGCATGGGCGCGGGGAAGGTCCGCGACGTGCTGCCCGGCGTCATCTCGGGCGTCGAGGCCACCGGCCGCAAGGTCGCATGGGTGTGCGACCCGATGCACGGCAACACGTTCGAGGCCGCCAACGGCTACAAGACCCGTTCCTTCGCCGACGTCGTCGACGAGGTCAACGGCTTCTTCGATGTCCACGAGCAGCTGGGCACGTGGCCCGGCGGCCTGCACGTCGAGCTGACTGGCGACGACGTCACGGAATGCGTCGGCGGCGTCAACCGGCTGAGCGAGGACGACCTGGCCAGCCGCTACGAGACCGTCTGCGACCCGCGGCTCAACCGCAACCAGTCGCTCGAGCTGGCCTTCACTGTCGCGAAGCGGCTGCGCTCCGGGCGGCTCAGGAGGGTCAACCCTGTGCAGCAGTTCGACGCGAAGGAGCTGTGA
- a CDS encoding threonine aldolase family protein: protein MIDLRSDTVTRPDAAMLAAMAAAQVGDDVYGDDPSVNALEARVAALFGKEAGLFCATGTLSNLLGVWLHTPLGGEVLCDQWAHIARAEMGAHGALHGVTMRTWASDRGRLRASDVTALLATGCGPFLVETACVGVEDTHNFGGGTVQDFNQLVELSAAVRAAGVKLHLDGARLANAAAVTGRSFAEYGALFDTVSLCLSKGIGAPVGSVLVGAAADIARARVQRKRLGAGWRQAGVLAAAATHALEHNLARIADDHAAARAFAEAVNAEAPGTVDLAGVETNIVIVPMADAPATSARLVEAGVRLTTLGPAALRAVTHLDVTPDECAEAGRIVGAALRG, encoded by the coding sequence GTGATCGACCTGCGCAGCGACACCGTCACGCGCCCTGACGCCGCGATGCTGGCCGCGATGGCGGCCGCCCAGGTCGGCGACGACGTCTACGGCGACGACCCGTCGGTCAACGCCCTCGAGGCGCGCGTAGCTGCGCTGTTCGGCAAGGAGGCGGGGCTCTTCTGCGCCACCGGCACGCTGAGCAATCTGCTGGGGGTGTGGCTGCACACCCCGCTCGGCGGGGAGGTGCTGTGCGACCAGTGGGCGCACATCGCCCGCGCCGAGATGGGCGCGCACGGCGCGCTGCACGGCGTCACCATGCGGACCTGGGCGTCCGACCGGGGGCGGCTGAGGGCCTCCGACGTGACCGCGTTGCTCGCGACCGGCTGTGGGCCCTTCCTCGTCGAGACCGCCTGCGTCGGGGTGGAGGACACCCACAACTTCGGCGGCGGCACCGTCCAGGACTTCAACCAGCTGGTCGAGTTGTCCGCGGCGGTCCGCGCGGCGGGCGTGAAGCTGCACCTCGACGGGGCGCGGCTCGCCAACGCCGCGGCGGTAACCGGCCGCTCGTTCGCGGAGTACGGGGCGCTGTTCGACACCGTCAGCCTCTGCCTGTCGAAGGGGATCGGCGCGCCCGTCGGGTCGGTGCTGGTGGGCGCCGCCGCCGACATCGCGCGCGCCCGCGTGCAGCGCAAGCGGCTGGGTGCCGGGTGGCGCCAGGCCGGGGTTCTCGCCGCCGCTGCCACCCATGCGCTGGAGCACAACCTGGCCCGGATCGCCGACGACCACGCCGCCGCGCGCGCCTTCGCGGAGGCCGTCAACGCGGAGGCGCCGGGCACCGTCGACCTGGCGGGCGTGGAGACGAACATCGTCATCGTGCCGATGGCCGATGCCCCCGCCACCTCCGCTCGCCTCGTCGAGGCCGGCGTGCGGCTGACGACGCTGGGGCCGGCGGCGCTGCGCGCGGTCACTCACCTTGACGTGACGCCGGATGAGTGCGCCGAGGCGGGCCGGATCGTCGGGGCCGCGCTCAGGGGTTGA
- a CDS encoding LacI family DNA-binding transcriptional regulator, whose protein sequence is MDHAQRGAQRPKSPSIGDVARLAGVSAQTVSRVSTGAQNVRPATRMRVQEAMSKLGYVPNRAARALRSGAFGALGIITQRLERTGDALTTAAVVSSAQERGYATTLLEVRNPDSGELRDASDRLSHLAVDGLIIIRAGHATHRSLTLPPALPVAVSDSRLVGHYSSVVANQIGGTQEAVRHLLGLGHRTVHHIAGAADSQPAVVRSATWRRCLNEHGIVPPEPLQGDWTARSGYQAGQRLAADPDVTAVYCANDEMAFGLMRALHEAGRRVPDDVSVIGFDGIALSEFSSPPLTTIRQDFTRIGTELVRLVAEQLDGAATGTPSRVVVPTELLVRGTTAPPAR, encoded by the coding sequence ATGGATCACGCGCAGCGCGGCGCCCAGCGTCCCAAGTCTCCCTCGATCGGCGATGTCGCACGCCTTGCCGGCGTCTCGGCCCAGACCGTCTCCCGCGTGTCCACCGGGGCTCAGAACGTCCGGCCGGCCACGAGGATGCGCGTCCAGGAGGCGATGAGCAAGCTGGGCTACGTCCCGAACAGGGCCGCGCGGGCGCTCCGCAGTGGTGCGTTCGGCGCGCTGGGGATCATCACGCAGCGCCTGGAGCGCACGGGCGACGCCCTCACGACCGCAGCCGTGGTCTCCTCCGCGCAGGAACGCGGGTACGCCACCACGCTGCTGGAGGTGCGCAATCCCGACTCAGGGGAACTGCGCGACGCAAGCGACCGGCTCTCGCACCTGGCCGTCGACGGCCTCATCATCATCAGGGCGGGTCACGCCACCCACCGTTCGCTGACCCTGCCGCCGGCACTGCCCGTCGCGGTGTCCGACTCCCGCCTGGTGGGCCACTACTCCTCCGTCGTGGCGAACCAGATCGGCGGCACGCAGGAGGCGGTCAGGCACCTCCTGGGGCTGGGGCACAGGACCGTGCACCATATCGCCGGCGCTGCGGACTCCCAGCCGGCCGTCGTCCGCAGCGCCACCTGGCGCCGTTGCCTGAACGAGCATGGGATCGTGCCCCCGGAGCCCCTGCAGGGCGACTGGACCGCCAGGTCCGGCTACCAGGCCGGTCAGCGGTTGGCGGCCGACCCGGACGTGACGGCCGTGTACTGCGCGAACGACGAGATGGCGTTCGGCCTGATGCGCGCCCTGCACGAGGCGGGGCGGCGGGTTCCCGACGATGTCTCGGTCATCGGGTTCGACGGGATCGCGCTCAGCGAGTTCTCCTCCCCCCCACTGACCACCATCCGGCAGGACTTCACCCGCATCGGCACCGAGCTCGTGCGCCTGGTCGCCGAGCAGCTCGACGGGGCGGCAACCGGGACCCCGTCGAGGGTCGTGGTACCCACGGAACTCCTCGTCAGGGGCACAACGGCTCCGCCGGCCCGCTGA